The Zalophus californianus isolate mZalCal1 chromosome 6, mZalCal1.pri.v2, whole genome shotgun sequence DNA window CTGGCTGGATGTCGCACCTGGCCTGCCTTCCATGGGTGGCGTCAGGGTTTGAAGGAAGCAGTGCCCGCATGCGGAGCTGGAGTGAAAAGAGCGGGCCATCAGCTCACCACGACGCTGCTCCCCAAGTGCCCTCATCCACTCTCTGTAATTAGTGCTTTCACAGTGTGACAAGTGGCCTCTTGTCAGCTGCTGCTGTACTGAAGGCAGCTCTCAGGAGGCGAGTGTGGGCATCTGGGGCttggctggggtggagggggcggTTAGGGGGCGATTGCCCCTTATTTGAATGTCATCGGTGGTGGCAGGTGAAAGCTCTTATTTACAAATCGGTCTATTCTTGTTTTTAACCAGAGGGTCAGTGGCTAATCTGGATAACTCTGTGTTTTCAAATAAtcgttttccttttttctctcaatGAGCAACACGGAGACCGTGGGAGAGGAAGTGTACGTGCTCTCCACGCTTGCTCACCCAGCACTCTTTAGTTGTGCTCTGTCAGTCGGGCTCTCTGGGGAAATAGAACGAGGGGATATATGGAGAGTGAGTGACCGATGCATAGATTGACTTGAAGTGACGGGCTTGCATGATTGTGGAGGCTGCACACCTGAAATCTGTGGCCTGGACACACGGGGGCCTGTAGATGCCACTCCTCCCGTCGGCAGGTCATCTACAGGCCCAGTACCCTCTTTGGCCAAGCACCTCAGTCTTTGTGTCTCAAGTCCTTCGACCGATTGCATGCAGCCTGCCTGCATTATGGAGGGTGATCTGCTTCATTCAGAGTGTTGATTTAAATGTCAGTGTCATCTAAAACATACCTTCATGGCAGCATCCAGACacgtttgaccaaatatctgggtaccatgCCTCACCAAGTTGACACACAAAGTGAAGCATCACAGATAGCTGGATGAATGTTACTTCTTGCCTTCCACCTGATACTTCAGGTGGTCTTCTTGAAGAAATTGGTGCCTCTGCATAGATGTGTCTCCACCTAAAGGCCCTAGGCACCTGTAGGTGGGCACACACAGGTGGGCAGTTGTGAAAGTTCTGGACCCTGTCCCCAAAATGATACACGCTCATGTATGCAGAATtctgcaaacaattataagaggtTATGGATCTCTCACAGCCTATCTCAGGTCCCCTAAGGTGTCAGTGAATCTCCAATTAGATCCCTGTTATGGACCCTCGTGTTAGGCAGCATCAGGTGATCACTGTCATTGGCCGTAGCGTGGTGTCCTTGCTGAGGACAGCAGAGCTGTCTTCAGGGCTGACCAGAGCCAGCATGGCTTGTTCAGTCCTTACAAGAAGCCATATCATGACTTTCCAGACACGGGCACAGAGGTTTAGAGAGGCTAAGTCACTTGAACTTGCCCAGGGCAGCACAGTGAGTAAGTGGCAAAgcaggatttgaagccaggctCAGAGCCCAGGCTTTGACCAATGCCTCTGCCCACCTAGGGGAGGGAGGGCATCCCCTAGGAAAGAGGGCTCCGTGGAGGTGTCCCGGGAAGCTGTTCGGTTCTGCCGTCAGCTCCTGTCTCTCCTCACTCACAGATGGGTACGAGATGGCAAAGAGAGAATCACTCATACGGGACTCTGGGTTGTGACCTTTCTTTTAACGCTTGCCCTTTCTAGATACTGATTTTTCAGGATGATGGAGCTTCTTAAGAGCACATAATCTAGCGAGTGGCTCACATGAGAGCAGACTGTCACACTAGgcttgtgatttcttttcatttagaaCCTTAACTCTCGTTTCTTCCTGTTCTCTAGCTAAGCCGTGTGAATGGCACATCGTCCCCGCAATCGCCGCTGAGCACCCCTGGCAGGGTTGCTGCGGTGGGGCCTTACATCCAGGTGCCCAGCGCCAGCAGCTACTCTGTCTCAGGGGACCCCATAAAGCCCCAGTCTCTTACTATTGCCTCGAGTGCTGCCCATGGAAGATCCAAATCTGGTGAGTGGCCCGGGTCCTCGTCTTGGGGGAGAGCCATGGAGGTCAGCAGCCTCGGAGGAGGCCCCCACAGCACCCCGGGCTCTGCCCACCCTCTGTCTCCCCCAAGGCACTTTGTCTCCTGGCCAGTTTGGGAGATGGGTGCCACCACAGTAATAATATGACCCTAAATTGAGGACAGATTCTCTTTGTTGAGCTGAACGTCTTTACTATGTGGCTTTTCAAAACACGGGTTACTTAAGACCGGATCCTCTCATGCCATGGGTTTTGTTTATCCGTGAGGGCACTTgagcctgctgcccccccccccccccggcacagCTGCGCGCCCCGCAGAGGGGCGGCCTGTCCCTACACAGTGCACGAGGGCCGGTCTTCCCTTTCCCCACTTGGCTGGTCGTAATCGATGCACAGGTCGATAGACTGTGGCGGTGGCCCTTGGCCGCGCTGAACCGTGTGGTGTGGTCAGCACCGTGCTGGCCTGTAGCTCTCCTGATGGGATGCTTCCCGACCAAGGGCAGGTCAGGCTCTCCAGCGAGAGTCTGCTCTCCTTTCCCAGAAGAAGGCAGCTGTTTTCTAAACATTGAGAAGGCAGCGCTTCTTTGCAGTAAGACTTTCTTGATGCTGGGCTACCGCATTTCCCCACAGCACACGGAATCCCAGAGCGCAGTACTGACAGGACGGCGTTCCTTCCCTTAGGACACTGAACTGGGCTGTGCTGAGGGCAAATGTCAGGACTGGTGATAGATCTGTGCAGGCTTCTGTTTGCTCGTGGGCTCTTGCCCGGCACCTGGTCTGAGCAGCAGCAGGTCTGCCACGCCTGCTGGGGGGTGTGGAGTTGGTTCTGACCCAGGCAGGATAGGCCACACACCCGGACTCTGCTCTCCCCGCAGCCATGTCGCGGCAGCCACCCAGAGCGTGTGCTTGGTGCGAATCTCCAAGGGCAGCTTTCTTAGGGAAGCTGTTTTTTATAGTTTGAACCACCCTACAGTGGGAGTAGATACTTGTCTGTTTCCAGTGGCAGGTAATTAGCACAGCCAGTCCTTCTCTGCTGACTTCACTTCAAACACTTCCTGGGCCAAGGActtctcccctcttctctgtGGGTGTGTGCTGGGCCGCCTCACAGGGGTCGCCAGGAGAAGACACCCTTACAGGACCTGGAGAATGTGTCCTGCAGAAGTTCAGCCGCAGCCTAGGTCTTTACACGCCGTGCAAGGTGACTGGACACAAGCAAGCTGTGTCCCCCACACTGGGGACAGAATCTTGGCCCCGGCCTGGAGCTGGGAGGAGAAATCTCCCCGCGGGGACTCTGACTCACACTGTCGACTGAACCTCTGGTTCCGTGTCACACAGATGGCCGTGGGAAGCCCAAAGTGACCAGCTTGTGGACAGTGTCAGACCTTGACGTCGGGCCTGACTGCAGCTCCTCAGGGCACTCTGCAAACCCGTTTGCAAACCGTATGTTGGCTGGCAGGCCCGGTGGGGCGCTCTGGCCCTCTCTGATACTGCTAACCCAACAATCATTTGTTTTCCAAACTGACAAAGGTCTGCTTATCCCATCTAGGCTTGAAAAAAATGCCACACTTCCTTCAACAGACAGGTGTGAAGTTTGGGCTGGGCCACACACACCAGCTCCTCCTCAGGAAGAGTTTGACAGATGCGGGCACAGCAAgggatttttggttttgtttttgagaaattaaGATGATTTTCTGAGTCCATTAAAGACTTTAGATTTAGCTTCTATACAAGAACCTCCCATCATACTTGAAGATTACTGTCCCTTTATAATTCTTTATAACGAAAATAAATGATCTTCCTTCTGCACCCCCTGCTTCATCCTGAAGAAGGAAATTCCCAGTTCCGTCTTCAGTCCCTTTGTGGCTGATTTCCATAAAACCTCCCGTCGCTGTGAATTTAAGGAGCAGCTGGCTGACCACACTCCTTGAGACCCCTGGGGccggcccctgcctccctcctgagTCTGACGGGGTGCTGTTTGTTTCCCCATCAGCCCAGTGTGGCCACCGCCATATATCCTTGGTGAACTTGTGTGTGCTTCTGGCCCACACATACCCCTCACACCTAAGGTACAACCAAGGGGACATGAAGGCACATGCCTGGAAGAGGCTGACCGGTCACGCAGAGCAAGGTGGTGGTTTGGACCGGGGCCTTGGAATGCCTCACCAGCACCCTTGCAGCCTGGCTGGAACCGTCCTGGACCCTGCAGCCTGGAGCCGGAGGGGGCTTCCTCTGACAGGGCCCCACAGGGTGCCCTGAGGCTCTGCCCCCCTCATTGCACAAGAGGCACCTTCTGCACTTGTGCTCAGAGCACATGTGAGCATTTACTCCTCCTGTCTCACGGGTCACAGCTCTTTTCGCAAGCGTTATTGTCCTGAGGAAAAGTGATTTCCCTGCTGCTTCTCAGGTCTCCCCACCTGTTCGTGCTGCCTGGTGGAGTGAGGAAAGGGGAGGTGCTGTTCCTGTCAGAAGGGCCCCAAACAGTCCCTTCTGATTTCTGTTCCATTCATGTGGCCGATAAGGGGGTCTGCCCTACTTGGGTCCCGTCCCGCACTGGTGTctgtggtggggaggagagggagcctgaGTCAGAGGCTATAACCCGACCCCTGCAGAGCTGTAACTTATTTATGTCACAGTGACTGCTAGGAGGGATTGCTTCTACACCCTTTCTCAGTTTGGAAAAtgcattgtttaaaaaacaaaacatcttttcAGTGGCTTTCCTAAAAACATGGGTTCGACTAGCTTTCTAATCACTGTAACAAGAATGATAGCTTGCTACTCCAATCAGTGGGAACTTGTACTGGCCTCTTGTGATCTTGACTTACTCTAACAGATTAaagtcaaatttttcttttactgtgcaaataGTATAGGTCAAACCTGTTATGAAGtcaaaagacagatttttttaattgctgtatGTAATTGGTGTTATGTTTGAAAAGTTAAGTGCcggtgcttattttatttattggtgttGATGTAGTGGATTTGACCTGTATTTAGATGGGGGCCCAGGAAGGTTTCCATGGTCCCCTGGCCCCTCGCCTGGGTCGCAGCAGCCCCGTGCACAGTCCTCGAGTCTCCGTACATGTGAGAGCGATGCCTTGCCAGCCCACGCCACTCTCGGGCTTGCCGGGTGCTGgcctgtgtgtggggagggggtagtCGGCCTCCTGGTTCGTGGAGCCCCCCAGCCGATGTGATCTCCCAGAAGGTCATCTTTGCTTCTCACAAGAAGTTATTCTTAGGTTGGTTCAACTAATTTCAGGGAACATTTTACTCACATTCTGTGCTCTTTTCAAGCCAATGATGGAAACTGGCCGACATTGAAACAAAATTCCAGCTCTTCAGTGAAGCCCACCGGTGTGGACTGGAAGGACTCAAGCATGGAGGGTCCTCTCAAGCAGGGGACCGTCTCCAGCCAGCCGACGCCCTTGTCAACTTTAGGAGCCACGGAGAAGCTGGTAGGCCATTTGTCTTTATCACAAAACACCAACAAGATCCTCACTATGTCACTGTTGAGCCTTCATTTTCATGTAAGGGATGAGAGGTGTCATGAGGCAAATTCATCCTGTGAGTGTCTAAATATGACCAAGTCTGGAGACGTTCATGGACCCCGAGCGGCATGCCAGTGTAAATGTGTCAGAGTTGATCTGTTGCCGATGGGCATCAGGCCTGCCACCTTTGATTCCTACAGCGTGTCCTGTGCCTGGTCACATGCTGATTGGAAGGATTACAAGTCCTGCTTTGTATTCTCTTGTGACTATGGATAGAGATATGCTTAACTTTTCAAAGGGtgactttttcttcttaacatcTAAATTTAGGGCGTGGAGATGGGTAAAGTGCCACCCCCTATCCCTGGTGTCGGCAAGCAGCTGCCTCCGAGCTACGGCACGTACCCAAGTCCTGCGCCTGCAGGCCCGGGCTCCACAAACTccctggagaggaggaaggaaggcagctTGCCCAGGCCCAGCACCGGCCTGCCCAGTCGGCAGAAACCCACCCCGCTGCCCCCCGCGGCCAGCAGCCACCCGCCAGGTTCCTCACAGCAGATTCAGCAGAGGATTTCTGTGCCGCCAAGTCCCACGTACCCGCCAGCAGGGCCACCTGCATTCCCAGCTGGAGACAGCAAACCTGAACTCCCGCTCACTGTGGCCATTAGGCCCTTTCTAGCTGATAAAGGGTCAAGGCCACAGTCCCCCAGGAAAGGACCCCAGACAGTGAATTCAAGTTCCATATACTCCATGTACCTCCAGCAAGCCGCACCTCCTAAGAATTACCAGCCAGCAGTGCACAGCACCTTAAATAAGTCTGTTAAAGCAGGTACGGTGGGTTTGTATTCTTGTCTTGGGGCTAACAAATTATACTTTTGCTTAAAATGCCAACCTGTAGGCTTACATGTGGACCACACACTATTTAGGATTAAAACTTTGATTCTTACGTACAGTGTGGCCTTAGATGTCCGCATGGGATTGGGGTAAAAGGTGACATGCATGGAGCAACGGTTTTGCAGCAGGCTCACATAGGAAGCTCTCCCTTCCTACCTAAGTACCTGCCTCCCTGTGGTACTTGGGAAGCCTAGCTCCcagaatttcctctttttctcctgctttgtggAAACGTGTGCAGAAGCTTTCCAAgggctgggggggctgggggggggcgcTCTGCCTGGATGTGGTCCTCCTGGTCACCTGGCAGAGGCTGAGCCAAGCCCCTGGACGGGAGGCAAGGGTGTGTCTGGTGCTGGGGTAGCCTACCCCTGTGCCCGCAGGGGAGAAGAGCCCTGGCGTGGTGAGGGGCAGTGAGCCCTAGGAGCCGACATGTCCTGGGGATGCAGGTGAGAGAACAGAGCTTGGTCTCATACATCCCGAGGCAGGTAGTGACTGTGACCTGCACAGCAGGGTCCTGTGGGTCAGAGCTGGGCTCAGGCCTCCTCACACATTCTTGGGTGTGGGCTGCAGCTTCCAGACTCCTGGGAGTGCCCAGCCACCCAAAGCCCCAGCGGAAGCTCCCTGCTCACCCTGTGGCAGGGCTCTGGCCCCGTTCTCGACAGCTCCTGGGTTGGCGGGCAGAGCCTTCCTGTCTGAGGCGGCCTATGTTCCACAGCGTGAGACTGAGCCTGAGGATCAGAAGCTATTTAGAGATGGTGTCTTCCTCCTTGGCCAGAAAACAAGGAGGGttggtttggggtggggaggttggGTCTgcaaccacctttttttttttttccatttgagaaaCCCCAAACTCTGGAAGTCCAAATGTAAAAACCAGTGAGAGAGACACTCTGTCTTCCAAAGGGAGtcagcagggagggtggggggtctTTCATCAACGGGTTCCTGGGGGATCGAAGAGTAGGCCTCAGCACCACGGCCATGCAATGACAGGACTCCATTGCCCCCGTCCTCTGTGTCTCCTCCAGTGTACGGCAAACCCGTGTTGCCCTCCGGCTCAACATCCCCGTCGCCGCTGCCGTTTCTTCACGGGGCGCTGGCCCCAAGCACGTTGCAGCCCCAGCCACCTTCAGAAAGCACCGAGAAAGAACCCGAGCAGGACAGCCCGGCTCCCCCCGGAGACGGCACCGGCACAGGCACCGTGGAGAGCCTGCCGCGGCCGCTCAGCCCCACCAAGCTCACACCCATCGTGCACTCGCCACTGCGCTACCAGAGTGACGCCGACCTGGAGGCCCTGCGCCGGAAGCTGGCCAACGCACCGCGGCCCCTGAAGAAGCGCAGCTCCATCACGGAGCCCGAGGGCCCCGGCGGGCCCAACATCCAGAAGCTGCTGTACCAGCGCTTCAACACCCTGGCGGGGGGCATGGAGGGCACCCCTTTCTACCAGCCCAGCCCCTCACAGGACTTCATGGGCACGCTGGCCGACATGGACAATGGAAACACCACCAACGGGAACCTGGGAgaggccagccctgcccagcccacgGCCccgctccccactgagcctgccCCATCTTCGGACGCCAATGACAACGAGCTCCCTTCCCCTGAACCAGAGGGCCTCATCTGTCCCCCGAGCACCCACCAAACGGCGGAGCCTGCCGAGGATGACAACAACAACGTGGCCACAGCCCCATCCACAGAGCAGGTCCCCAGCCCTGGGGCCGAGGCCCCCTCACCAGGGGAAGACCAAGCCCCCCCAGCACTGCCCCCCGCTGTGCCCCCACCAGGAGCCTCTACGGTGGGTGTCGTCCTATACCAGGGCCACGGCTTCCTAGTCAGCCAGCCAGTGTTTGTAGAGCACCTGCCTGCATCAGCCACAGTGCTGGGGGCGGTGGGGCTTGCCGGGCCCTCGTCCCTGCCGCCCCTGAGGCCGAGGGGAGGAGAGTATGGCAGTACACCGATGGGGCTCTGGAGAAGTGCCTGGGGCCACAGAGCTCTGAGGACCCAGTCAGATTCCCCCAGGAAGGGAAGCTGCGGCTGGAATTTGAAGGGCAGGCCACGAGAGGAACCTTCTAGACAGGCCCCTCTGGTGGGAGGTCAGTGTTGGAGCAGAGGGGAAAGTGGGAGTCTGCTGTAGTTGGCAGAAATGAGTTGCTGACTCCCAAGCTTGATTgtcacccccctccctccccaccatgggTGCTCTGACGAGCCGGGGCCCAGCCCCTGAGCTGCTCTCCCCCAGGGCGCGCTGGCAGGGCCCTGCAAGTGGGCATTCCTCTTGATGCCAGGGGCTGCTCCGCACGGCTGGGTGCACACACTAGCCCCAGCTTCCgtccctgtccctcctccccaccagggCTGGGTGCATTGGCACATGACCTTTAAATCAAAAGTGTGCTTCCTTCCCGGCAGAGCAAACGGACCAACCTGAAGAAACCGAACTCAGAGCGGACGGGACATGGGCTGAGAGTCCGGTTCAATCCCCTGGCACTGCTCCTAGACGCTTCTCTGGAAGGGGAGTTCGACCTGGTGCAAAGGATCATCTATGAGGTGAGTTGAGCCGCAGCCGCAGGCCAGGGCTGCCCTGTGTGCTGGGAGCTGGGGTTCACAAGCACCCTGTGTCTTTAGGTGGAAGACCCTAGCAAGCCCAACGACGAAGGGATCACCCCCCTACACAACGCCGTCTGTGCCGGCCACCACCACATCGTGAAGTTTCTGCTGGACTTCGGGGTCAATGTGAACGCCGCCGACAGCGATGGCTGGTGAGGGTCCCCGGGACACTCAGTCCATGGTAGGAGACGTCCCCAAGCCGTCAggacctggggaggggcagaggcaggaaagcATGGGCTGGCGCAGCACCTTACCCAAGGCTGCCTCGTCCAGCTGCCCACACCAGCTCTCTGGGTTCTCTTGGGAAAGGCACAGCTTTCATCATGCTTTGCTGCACGTACCTGATTATTAATGGTGTGGGCTGCGCATTTGGCAGATTTTTactgtttggttttattttatatattttttaaagatttattaaagagagcacaagctgtggggggcagagaaggagaagcagactccctgctgagcagggagcccgacgtggggctcagtcccaggaccccaagattatgacctgagccaaaggcagacgcttcaccgactgagccaccctggtgcccctcttCATCTGGTTTTAAATGGTCGGATGACTTGTACGGAAAGGAAACTCAGAGTCCTGCTTTAGTTGGACATTTGCGTGGCTGCCCGGAGGGCCCTCCTGCTGCTGGGCAGGCCCCTGGGTCTCCTATAGATTTTGTTGTGAACTTCAGGCACCTGTCTGTGGGGTTTGAACATCTGGGTCTTTTAAATTATGGGAAAATACACGTAACACCTTCCACCGCTGCCCCACGAGGGCACATGCAGCGTCGCGCCGTGCGTTTCTGTCGCGGGGCACGCTGCGGGGTGCTCCTCAGGCCCCTCAGGGCCCCGGCCCGTTCAGCAGTGCGCGTGCAGTCTGAGACACTGGGTGAGGAGAAACCGGGCCATTAAAAAGACCAAGCACGAAGCCCGTGGGGCCCCTGGAGGCCCCTGGCCAGCCTGGGCGGTGCCTCGCGATGCGCTCACCCGCCCTCCGTTGCAGGACACCGCTGCACTGCGCCGCCTCTTGCAACAGTGTCCACCTCTGCAAACAGCTGGTGGAGAGCGGCGCCGCCATTTTTGCCTCCACCATCAGTGACATTGAAACTGCGGCGGACAAGTGTGAGGAGACGGAGGAAGGCTACATCCAGTGCTCCCAATTCCTGTACGGTACGTGGGCGCGCGGGCCGCCCGGGCCGCAGGGCCCTCCCCTGGGCCCGGCGCGGAGGTGCGCGTGGTGCTGCGCGCGCGcggagaagcctgcttctgcttggggagcagccccccaccccaggtctcaTCAGAATGGAGGTGACGCTGTCCCTTAGGCTCATTCCTAAAAACATGTTTGAAAATCCACGTTGTCAGAAAGATTCTTGCCAAATCTCCAAAAACAAACTTCTCTTTGTGTCaacggccccccccccccgggtggaGCAGCTGGGGGGCGTAGGGGGCTGGGCGGCAGCCATCTGTCCATTTCTGGGGCACACCAGGGCTTGAAGCACAGCCGAGGGTGCTCCAGGGAGGGAGCCCCCCATCCCTGTCCTGTGGTGACCCTCAGTGAGGAGTGCCCCGCTTGAGGGGTGAGGCTCGTTCGGGGTTTAATCAAGGCACTTGCGTGGGATCAGACTTTGGGAGCTGGAACAGCACCGCTGCCCCAGGGGTTAAACAGCTGCG harbors:
- the PPP1R13B gene encoding apoptosis-stimulating of p53 protein 1 isoform X2, whose product is MRSPERFAIAFTYRLNREFLVSLSGFFFKKFAYLAVGKFLHDTQNNQILLLTEQMILTVFLSNNEQILTEVPITPETTCRDVVEFCKEPGEGSCHLAEVWRGNERPIPFDHMMYEHLQKWGPRREEVKFFLRHEDSPTESSEQGGRQTQEQRTQRNVINVSAEKRTENGVGNPRVELTLSELQDMAARQQQQIENQQQMLVAKEQRLHFLKQQERRQQQSISENEKLQKLKERVEAQENKLKKIRAMRGQVDYSKIMNGNLSAEIERFSAMFQEKKQEVQTAILRVDQLSQQLEDLKRGKLSGLQSYSGKLAGPAAAELKRLCQELQIRNQLNQEQTSKLQQQKELLNKRNMEVAVMDKRISELRERLYGKKIQLSRVNGTSSPQSPLSTPGRVAAVGPYIQVPSASSYSVSGDPIKPQSLTIASSAAHGRSKSDGRGKPKVTSLWTVSDLDVGPDCSSSGHSANPFANPNDGNWPTLKQNSSSSVKPTGVDWKDSSMEGPLKQGTVSSQPTPLSTLGATEKLGVEMGKVPPPIPGVGKQLPPSYGTYPSPAPAGPGSTNSLERRKEGSLPRPSTGLPSRQKPTPLPPAASSHPPGSSQQIQQRISVPPSPTYPPAGPPAFPAGDSKPELPLTVAIRPFLADKGSRPQSPRKGPQTVNSSSIYSMYLQQAAPPKNYQPAVHSTLNKSVKAVYGKPVLPSGSTSPSPLPFLHGALAPSTLQPQPPSESTEKEPEQDSPAPPGDGTGTGTVESLPRPLSPTKLTPIVHSPLRYQSDADLEALRRKLANAPRPLKKRSSITEPEGPGGPNIQKLLYQRFNTLAGGMEGTPFYQPSPSQDFMGTLADMDNGNTTNGNLGEASPAQPTAPLPTEPAPSSDANDNELPSPEPEGLICPPSTHQTAEPAEDDNNNVATAPSTEQVPSPGAEAPSPGEDQAPPALPPAVPPPGASTSKRTNLKKPNSERTGHGLRVRFNPLALLLDASLEGEFDLVQRIIYEVEDPSKPNDEGITPLHNAVCAGHHHIVKFLLDFGVNVNAADSDGWTPLHCAASCNSVHLCKQLVESGAAIFASTISDIETAADKCEETEEGYIQCSQFLYGVQEKLGVMNKGVVYALWGYEAQNSDELSFHEGDAITILRRKDESESEWWWARLGDREGYVPKNLLGLYPRIKPRQRTLA
- the PPP1R13B gene encoding apoptosis-stimulating of p53 protein 1 isoform X3 translates to MRSPERFAIAFTYRLNREFLVSLSGFFFKKFAYLAVGKFLHDTQNNQILLLTEQMILTVFLSNNEQILTEVPITPETTCRDVVEFCKEPGEGSCHLAEVWRGNERPIPFDHMMYEHLQKWGPRREEVKFFLRHEDSPTESSEQGGRQTQEQRTQRNVINVSAEKRTENGFQVGNPRVELTLSELQDMAARQQQQIENQQQMLVAKRLHFLKQQERRQQQSISENEKLQKLKERVEAQENKLKKIRAMRGQVDYSKIMNGNLSAEIERFSAMFQEKKQEVQTAILRVDQLSQQLEDLKRGKLSGLQSYSGKLAGPAAAELKRLCQELQIRNQLNQEQTSKLQQQKELLNKRNMEVAVMDKRISELRERLYGKKIQLSRVNGTSSPQSPLSTPGRVAAVGPYIQVPSASSYSVSGDPIKPQSLTIASSAAHGRSKSDGRGKPKVTSLWTVSDLDVGPDCSSSGHSANPFANPNDGNWPTLKQNSSSSVKPTGVDWKDSSMEGPLKQGTVSSQPTPLSTLGATEKLGVEMGKVPPPIPGVGKQLPPSYGTYPSPAPAGPGSTNSLERRKEGSLPRPSTGLPSRQKPTPLPPAASSHPPGSSQQIQQRISVPPSPTYPPAGPPAFPAGDSKPELPLTVAIRPFLADKGSRPQSPRKGPQTVNSSSIYSMYLQQAAPPKNYQPAVHSTLNKSVKAVYGKPVLPSGSTSPSPLPFLHGALAPSTLQPQPPSESTEKEPEQDSPAPPGDGTGTGTVESLPRPLSPTKLTPIVHSPLRYQSDADLEALRRKLANAPRPLKKRSSITEPEGPGGPNIQKLLYQRFNTLAGGMEGTPFYQPSPSQDFMGTLADMDNGNTTNGNLGEASPAQPTAPLPTEPAPSSDANDNELPSPEPEGLICPPSTHQTAEPAEDDNNNVATAPSTEQVPSPGAEAPSPGEDQAPPALPPAVPPPGASTSKRTNLKKPNSERTGHGLRVRFNPLALLLDASLEGEFDLVQRIIYEVEDPSKPNDEGITPLHNAVCAGHHHIVKFLLDFGVNVNAADSDGWTPLHCAASCNSVHLCKQLVESGAAIFASTISDIETAADKCEETEEGYIQCSQFLYGVQEKLGVMNKGVVYALWGYEAQNSDELSFHEGDAITILRRKDESESEWWWARLGDREGYVPKNLLGLYPRIKPRQRTLA
- the PPP1R13B gene encoding apoptosis-stimulating of p53 protein 1 isoform X10; its protein translation is MMYEHLQKWGPRREEVKFFLRHEDSPTESSEQGGRQTQEQRTQRNVINVSAEKRTENGFQVGNPRVELTLSELQDMAARQQQQIENQQQMLVAKEQRLHFLKQQERRQQQSISENEKLQKLKERVEAQENKLKKIRAMRGQVDYSKIMNGNLSAEIERFSAMFQEKKQEVQTAILRVDQLSQQLEDLKRGKLSGLQSYSGKLAGPAAAELKRLCQELQIRNQLNQEQTSKLQQQKELLNKRNMEVAVMDKRISELRERLYGKKIQLSRVNGTSSPQSPLSTPGRVAAVGPYIQVPSASSYSVSGDPIKPQSLTIASSAAHGRSKSDGRGKPKVTSLWTVSDLDVGPDCSSSGHSANPFANPNDGNWPTLKQNSSSSVKPTGVDWKDSSMEGPLKQGTVSSQPTPLSTLGATEKLGVEMGKVPPPIPGVGKQLPPSYGTYPSPAPAGPGSTNSLERRKEGSLPRPSTGLPSRQKPTPLPPAASSHPPGSSQQIQQRISVPPSPTYPPAGPPAFPAGDSKPELPLTVAIRPFLADKGSRPQSPRKGPQTVNSSSIYSMYLQQAAPPKNYQPAVHSTLNKSVKAVYGKPVLPSGSTSPSPLPFLHGALAPSTLQPQPPSESTEKEPEQDSPAPPGDGTGTGTVESLPRPLSPTKLTPIVHSPLRYQSDADLEALRRKLANAPRPLKKRSSITEPEGPGGPNIQKLLYQRFNTLAGGMEGTPFYQPSPSQDFMGTLADMDNGNTTNGNLGEASPAQPTAPLPTEPAPSSDANDNELPSPEPEGLICPPSTHQTAEPAEDDNNNVATAPSTEQVPSPGAEAPSPGEDQAPPALPPAVPPPGASTSKRTNLKKPNSERTGHGLRVRFNPLALLLDASLEGEFDLVQRIIYEVEDPSKPNDEGITPLHNAVCAGHHHIVKFLLDFGVNVNAADSDGWTPLHCAASCNSVHLCKQLVESGAAIFASTISDIETAADKCEETEEGYIQCSQFLYGVQEKLGVMNKGVVYALWGYEAQNSDELSFHEGDAITILRRKDESESEWWWARLGDREGYVPKNLLGLYPRIKPRQRTLA
- the PPP1R13B gene encoding apoptosis-stimulating of p53 protein 1 isoform X4, with the translated sequence MRSPERFAIAFTYRLNREFLVSLSGFFFKKFAYLAVGKFLHDTQNNQILLLTEQMILTVFLSNNEQILTEVPITPETTCRDVVEFCKEPGEGSCHLAEVWRGNERPIPFDHMMYEHLQKWGPRREEVKFFLRHEDSPTESSEQGGRQTQEQRTQRNVINVSAEKRTENGVGNPRVELTLSELQDMAARQQQQIENQQQMLVAKRLHFLKQQERRQQQSISENEKLQKLKERVEAQENKLKKIRAMRGQVDYSKIMNGNLSAEIERFSAMFQEKKQEVQTAILRVDQLSQQLEDLKRGKLSGLQSYSGKLAGPAAAELKRLCQELQIRNQLNQEQTSKLQQQKELLNKRNMEVAVMDKRISELRERLYGKKIQLSRVNGTSSPQSPLSTPGRVAAVGPYIQVPSASSYSVSGDPIKPQSLTIASSAAHGRSKSDGRGKPKVTSLWTVSDLDVGPDCSSSGHSANPFANPNDGNWPTLKQNSSSSVKPTGVDWKDSSMEGPLKQGTVSSQPTPLSTLGATEKLGVEMGKVPPPIPGVGKQLPPSYGTYPSPAPAGPGSTNSLERRKEGSLPRPSTGLPSRQKPTPLPPAASSHPPGSSQQIQQRISVPPSPTYPPAGPPAFPAGDSKPELPLTVAIRPFLADKGSRPQSPRKGPQTVNSSSIYSMYLQQAAPPKNYQPAVHSTLNKSVKAVYGKPVLPSGSTSPSPLPFLHGALAPSTLQPQPPSESTEKEPEQDSPAPPGDGTGTGTVESLPRPLSPTKLTPIVHSPLRYQSDADLEALRRKLANAPRPLKKRSSITEPEGPGGPNIQKLLYQRFNTLAGGMEGTPFYQPSPSQDFMGTLADMDNGNTTNGNLGEASPAQPTAPLPTEPAPSSDANDNELPSPEPEGLICPPSTHQTAEPAEDDNNNVATAPSTEQVPSPGAEAPSPGEDQAPPALPPAVPPPGASTSKRTNLKKPNSERTGHGLRVRFNPLALLLDASLEGEFDLVQRIIYEVEDPSKPNDEGITPLHNAVCAGHHHIVKFLLDFGVNVNAADSDGWTPLHCAASCNSVHLCKQLVESGAAIFASTISDIETAADKCEETEEGYIQCSQFLYGVQEKLGVMNKGVVYALWGYEAQNSDELSFHEGDAITILRRKDESESEWWWARLGDREGYVPKNLLGLYPRIKPRQRTLA